One Gossypium raimondii isolate GPD5lz chromosome 3, ASM2569854v1, whole genome shotgun sequence genomic window carries:
- the LOC105794539 gene encoding uncharacterized protein LOC105794539, protein MPPSYFPLRWESTGDQWWYASPIDWAAANGLYDLVIELLHLDANLLIKLTSLRRIRRLETVWDDEAHFDDVAKCRSFVAKRLLQECETKKGNNSLIRAGYGGWLLYTAASAGDMGFVKQLLERDPFLVFGEGEYGVTDIFYAAARSKNSELFRMLLDFAVSSRGCLGGGEGELSETRSVFKWEMMNRAVHAAARGGSLEILREILGDCTDVLGYRDVQGSTLLHTASGRGQVEVVKDLVASFEIITSTDNQGNTALHVAAYRGYLKVVGFLIQVAPSLASVKNDYGNTFLHVAVAGFRTTGFRRIDQQIELMKQLVCGEVVDIRDIINVRNLDGRTALHMAVTENVQSSLVELLMSVPSIDLNVRDVDGLTPLDLLKRRPKSASSEILIKELIAAGGISNCQDNVARSAIVSHLKEHGVGASPGTSFRVPDAEIFLYTGLENTYDAGCDKESVEYSSCLSELSDLNLSTSFDTKKSSSVNHTARRLKNFLHWPRKKERKATSMELVDTDDPVEVTSTCRNWPDIHIPLREKYTKSVSLPNNKRTLALHNDLPSRSSRKKFTAGLTHGVIQAAPHLAAPFKSPPSPFSVSSTTSPISMDDQKSVLDARCFYSNSSFNGKTTTRMNPKQSSVDKKLMNHYFCFGAQGLAVEDNRSHTRLDRSIKSARSLVA, encoded by the exons ATGCCCCCGTCTTACTTCCCCCTGCGTTGGGAGAGCACTGGGGACCAATGGTGGTACGCATCACCTATCGATTGGGCAGCAGCCAATGGCCTTTACGACCTGGTCATTGAGCTCCTCCATCTCGACGCCAATCTCCTCATAAAGCTCACTTCTCTCCGCAGAATCCGCCGCCTGGAGACCGTGTGGGACGATGAAGCTCACTTCGATGATGTTGCTAAATGCCGCTCTTTTGTCGCCAAAAGGCTTCTTCAAGAATGCGAGACCAAGAAAGGCAACAATAGCTTGATAAGAGCCGGGTATGGTGGCTGGCTTTTGTACACCGCTGCCTCGGCTGGTGACATGGGTTTCGTCAAGCAACTGTTGGAGAGAGACCCTTTCCTTGTCTTCGGAGAAGGAGAATATGGGGTGACTGATATATTTTATGCAGCGGCGAGGAGCAAAAACTCTGAGCTTTTCAGGATGCTGCTTGATTTCGCGGTGTCGTCCAGGGGTTGCCTTGGCGGTGGTGAAGGTGAATTGAGTGAAACTCGGTCGGTTTTTAAGTGGGAAATGATGAACAGAGCGGTTCATGCGGCGGCAAGAGGTGGGAGCTTGGAGATTTTAAGGGAGATTCTTGGGGATTGCACTGATGTTTTGGGTTATAGAGATGTGCAGGGATCTACTCTCTTGCATACTGCCTCTGGGAGAGGCCAAGTAGAG GTAGTGAAGGATCTCGTTGCATCGTTTGAGATCATAACCTCTACAGACAATCAAGGAAACACGGCACTTCATGTGGCGGCTTATCGCGGTTATTTAAAGGTTGTTGGGTTCCTTATTCAAGTGGCTCCGAGTTTGGCCTCTGTGAAGAATGATTACGGGAATACTTTTCTTCATGTGGCTGTGGCTGGTTTTAGAACCACAGGGTTCCGAAGAATAGATCAGCAGATCGAGCTGATGAAGCAATTAGTATGCGGTGAGGTTGTCGACATTCGAGATATCATCAATGTGAGAAACTTGGATGGAAGAACTGCTTTGCATATGGCCGTAACTGAGAATGTTCAGTCTAGTCTGGTGGAACTACTCATGTCCGTGCCATCTATTGACCTGAATGTTCGTGATGTTGATGGCTTGACCCCGTTGGATCTCCTCAAGAGAAGGCCTAAATCTGCATCTTCGGAAATTTTAATCAAAGAACTAATTGCAGCTGGAGGAATCTCTAATTGTCAAGACAATGTAGCAAGGAGTGCTATTGTTTCTCATCTGAAAGAGCACGGTGTAGGTGCCAGTCCTGGAACATCATTCAGAGTCCCTGATGCAGAGATATTTTTGTACACCGGTTTGGAGAATACATACGATGCAGGTTGTGATAAAGAAAGCGTGGAATATAGCTCGTGCCTGAGTGAACTAAGCGACTTGAACTTGAGTACTTCGTTTGATACTAAGAAGTCAAGCTCCGTAAATCATACTGCGAGACGACTGAAGAATTTTCTCCATTGGCCTAggaagaaggaaagaaaagctACTAGCATGGAATTGGTAGACACTGATGATCCTGTGGAGGTTACGAGTACTTGTAGAAACTGGCCAGACATTCATATTCCGCTTCGTGAAAAGTACACTAAATCTGTATCTCTTCCAAACAACAAAAGGACCCTTGCTCTCCACAATGATCTTCCAAGCCGATCCAGCAGGAAGAAATTTACTGCTGGGCTAACTCATGGTGTGATCCAGGCAGCGCCACATTTAGCTGCTCCTTTTAAGTCACCTCCaagccctttttcagtatcTTCTACAACCTCGCCTATATCAATGGATGATCAAAAGAGTGTCCTAGATGCTCGATGCTTTTACTCGAATTCATCATTTAATGGTAAAACAACAACACGAATGAATCCGAAGCAAAGTTCAGTTGATAAGAAGTTGATGAACCATTATTTCTGTTTTGGAGCACAAGGCCTAGCTGTCGAAGATAATAGAAGCCATACACGGCTGGATCGCAGCATCAAGAGTGCCCGTTCTTTAGTTGCTTGA